A genomic segment from Tachypleus tridentatus isolate NWPU-2018 unplaced genomic scaffold, ASM421037v1 Hic_cluster_2, whole genome shotgun sequence encodes:
- the LOC143243344 gene encoding uncharacterized protein LOC143243344 isoform X2 — translation MHSLVAGLNQAIYDRKVGKVVPPWVAHQKSKEAYQWKDIASCTKVVYNKIIQDPVHSLGTKLCWYHKLVQLENFFLLYFLQQNIYCFLLSQWFKPEEVNTLIASV, via the exons gTCTCGTGGCAGGTCTTAACCAAGCTATATATGATCGAAAAGTTGGAAAAGTTGTACCTCCATGGGTCGCTCATCAGAAAAGTAAAGAAGCATACCAGTGGAAGGATATTGCATCTTGTACTAAAGTAGTGTACAACAAAATCATACAAGACCCTGTGCACAGTCTTGGTACTAAACTTTGCTG GTATCACAAATTGGTGCAGTTAGAGAACTTTTTTTTGCTCTACTTCCTGCAGcagaacatttattgttttttgttatctcAGTGGTTTAAACCAGAAGAGGTAAACACCCTTATTGCTAGTGTGTAG